A window of Chitinophagales bacterium contains these coding sequences:
- a CDS encoding glycosyltransferase family 2 protein: MKLSIVIPAYNEETTIHHILNSVKNVVLIGGIAKEIIVVNDCSTDNTEQAILDYITANAALDIRYCKHEVNKGKGAALHTGIAAASGAYIVIQDADLEYDPNEYNVLLKPVLDGFADVVYGTRFMGGKPHRILFFWHTVGNKFLTFLSNMFTNLNLTDMETCYKLFRSEVVKSLDLKEQRFGFEPEVTAKMSRYPKVRIYEVGISYYGRTYEEGKKIGWRDGFRAIWCILKYNTWAK; this comes from the coding sequence ATGAAGCTATCCATTGTAATTCCTGCATACAACGAAGAAACCACTATTCACCATATTTTAAATAGCGTGAAAAATGTGGTACTTATTGGTGGTATTGCAAAGGAAATTATTGTGGTAAACGATTGCTCTACCGATAACACAGAGCAAGCAATATTAGACTACATAACTGCCAATGCTGCGCTCGATATTCGCTACTGTAAGCACGAAGTAAATAAAGGGAAAGGTGCAGCATTGCATACAGGAATTGCGGCAGCATCGGGCGCATACATTGTAATACAAGATGCCGATTTGGAGTATGACCCCAACGAATACAATGTGTTATTAAAACCAGTGCTGGATGGCTTTGCAGATGTGGTTTACGGTACGCGGTTTATGGGCGGAAAACCGCACAGAATCTTGTTTTTTTGGCATACGGTAGGCAATAAGTTTCTAACATTTTTAAGCAATATGTTTACCAATTTGAATCTTACAGATATGGAAACATGCTACAAACTTTTTAGGAGTGAAGTGGTAAAATCGCTTGATTTAAAAGAGCAACGATTTGGGTTTGAACCCGAAGTAACTGCTAAAATGAGTCGCTACCCAAAAGTGCGCATCTACGAAGTGGGCATTTCGTATTACGGACGCACGTATGAAGAAGGCAAAAAAATTGGCTGGCGCGATGGTTTTAGAGCCATTTGGTGTATTTTAAAATATAATACTTGGGCTAAGTAG